The following proteins come from a genomic window of Salvia hispanica cultivar TCC Black 2014 chromosome 4, UniMelb_Shisp_WGS_1.0, whole genome shotgun sequence:
- the LOC125220828 gene encoding calmodulin-like protein 30 — MEELREAIRATGGLFSTAKAARIFKSVDTKSKGFIDDSQIPMLQLTKLRGEFKTWLAEYDKDGDGKISAEELRGAIRARGSWFSKTKTNRVLGAVDKNSNGLIDEHEIHMLMIFAAKQLGFKIVSRN, encoded by the exons ATGGAGGAGCTCCGGGAGGCCATCCGCGCCACTGGGGGCTTGTTCAGCACGGCCAAGGCCGCCCGCATTTTCAAGTCCGTCGACACGAAATCCAAAGGATTCATCGACGACTCCCAAATTCCCATGCTTCAATT GACCAAACTCCGGGGGGAGTTTAAGACATGGTTGGCGGAGTACGACAAAGATGGAGACGGTAAGATAAGCGCGGAGGAGCTCCGGGGAGCCATTCGTGCCAGAGGCAGTTGGTTCAGCAAAACCAAGACGAACCGGGTTTTGGGTGCGGTTGACAAGAATTCAAATGGACTTATCGATGAGCATGAGATCCACATGCTTATGATTTTTGCAGCCAAACAACTAGGTTTTAAGATCGTCTCTCGTAATTAG
- the LOC125223000 gene encoding ribosomal RNA processing protein 36 homolog: protein MKKSEPAVAASTKITFDDSDDYESSSDEEDAIKREIAAEVTFEELQRARSDGSDLVFRKPKPEKKGGRANKNRPMEISSKKPISRFREVIQAPKKVIRDPRFESLCGNLDVDGHKKRYNFIYENTLPAEKEELKKQMKKTKDPKAVGELKDQLTRIDKELKSVAVKRTEKDILAEHKKKERDAAKKGKQPYYLKKSEIQKQKLAEKFKELKESGKLESFIEKKRRRNAAKDHRFMPYRRPTEQGDQ, encoded by the exons ATGAAGAAATCGGAGCCCGCGGTGGCAGCTTCTACTAAAATCACATTCGATGACAGTGATGACTACGAATCTTCCTCTGATGAA GAGGATGCTATAAAACGTGAGATTGCAGCTGAAGTAACTTTCGAGGAGCTGCAGAGGGCGAGGTCTGATGGTTCTGATTTGGTTTTTAGGAAGCCTAAGCCGGAGAAAAAGGGCGGTCGAGCTAATAAGAATAG GCCGATGGAAATCAGCAGCAAGAAGCCTATTAGTAGATTTAGAGAAGTTATTCAAGCTCCTAAAAAG GTTATACGGGATCCTCGTTTTGAATCATTATGCGGCAATCTGGATGTGGATGG GCACAAGAagagatataattttatttatgaaaatactCTTCCTGCAGAAAAAGAG GAACTTAAGAAACAgatgaagaaaacaaaagatcCCAAAGCCGTCGGTGAACTAAAAGACCAATTAACTCGGATT GATAAAGAATTGAAGTCAGTAGCAGTGAAGCGTACAGAGAAGGACATTTTGGCTGAGCATaagaagaaagagagggaTGCTGCGAAGAAAGGAAAACAACCTTACTATCTGAAAAAAT CTGAAATTCAGAAGCAAAAGCTTGCTGAGAAATTCAAGGAGCTCAAG GAGTCGGGCAAACTGGAGTCTTTTATCGAGAAAAAGAGACGGAGGAATGCTGCAAAGGACCACAGATTCATGCCATACCGACGCCCTACTGAGCAAGGGGACCAGTAG